The Canis aureus isolate CA01 chromosome 9, VMU_Caureus_v.1.0, whole genome shotgun sequence genome has a segment encoding these proteins:
- the SLC7A8 gene encoding large neutral amino acids transporter small subunit 2 isoform X2 — MGIVQICKGEYFWLEPKNAFENFQEPDIGLIALAFLQGSFAYGGWNFLNYVTEELVDPYKNLPRAIFISIPLVTFVYVFANVAYVTAMSPQELLASNAVAVTFGEKLLGVMAWIMPISVALSTFGGVNGSLFTSSRLFFAGAREGHLPSVLAMIHVKRCTPIPALLFTCISTLLMLVTSDMYTLINYVGFINYLFYGVTIAGQIVLRWKKPDIPRPIKINLLFPIIYLLFWAFLLIFSLWSEPVVCGTGLAIMLTGVPVYFLGVYWQHKPKCFNNFIESLTLVSQKMCVAVYPEMDAGSRTEETNEDTEEQRQPIYQPTASKDKEQPQP; from the exons ATGGGAATTGTACAGATCTGCAAAG GAGAGTATTTCTGGCTGGAGCCAAAGAATGCATTTGAGAATTTCCAAGAACCCGACATCGGCCTCATCGCACTGGCTTTCCTTCAGGGCTCCTTTGCCTACGGAGGCTGGAACTTTCTTAATTACGTGACTGAGGAACTTGTTGATCCCTACAA GAACCTTCCCAGAGCCATCTTCATCTCCATCCCACTGGTCACATTTGTGTATGTCTTTGCCAATGTCGCTTATGTCACTGCAATGTCCCCCCAGGAGCTGCTGGCATCAAACGCAGTCGCCGTG ACATTTGGAGAGAAGCTCCTAGGGGTCATGGCCTGGATCATGCCTATATCTGTTGCCCTGTCCACATTTGGAGGAGTCAATGGGTCTCTCTTCACCTCCTCCCG GCTGTTCTTTGCTGGAGCCAGAGAGGGCCACCTTCCCAGCGTGTTGGCCATGATCCACGTGAAGCGCTGCACCCCAATCCCAGCCCTGCTCTTCACA TGCATCTCAACCCTGCTGATGCTGGTCACCAGCGACATGTACACACTCATCAACTATGTGGGCTTCATCAACTACCTCTTCTATGGAGTCACAATTGCTGGACAGATAGTTCTTCGCTGGAAGAAGCCTGATATCCCCCGCCCTATCAAG ATCAACCTGCTGTTCCCCATCATCTACTTGCTGTTCTGGGCCTTCCTGCTGATCTTTAGCCTGTGGTCGGAGCCCGTGGTGTGTGGCACTGGCCTGGCCATCATGCTGACGGGAGTGCCTGTCTATTTCCTGGGTGTTTACTGGCAACACAAGCCCAAGTGTTTCAATAACTTCATTG AGTCGCTAACCCTGGTGAGCCAGAAGATGTGTGTGGCTGTGTACCCCGAGATGGATGCGGGCTCGAGGACAGAGGAAACGAATGAGGACACAGAGGAGCAGCGGCAGCCCATCTACCAACCCACTGCCTCCAAGGACAAGGAGCAGCCCCAGCCTTGA